One genomic segment of Candidatus Anaeroferrophillus wilburensis includes these proteins:
- a CDS encoding PEP-CTERM sorting domain-containing protein, giving the protein MKKKLTVMAIAFFMLSVAGTAFAIPTTLVDEGSTWQYSVLNNDLWSSWATAGYDSFDWDTTSIVWQTGDAAFGNPYSLSYNTYWAANTDLALQQTFNIDGLLEAPITLNVASDNGFMVFINGQQVAKQNAEGYTAYWEYTLPLTTLGFISPGDNIIQVLAEDHGGATFFDLKLTGDVAPVPEPSTILLMGFGLAGLIGIRARKKA; this is encoded by the coding sequence ATGAAAAAAAAGCTTACAGTGATGGCAATTGCGTTCTTTATGCTAAGTGTAGCAGGAACAGCATTTGCGATTCCTACCACCTTGGTTGACGAAGGTTCTACATGGCAATATTCCGTTCTCAATAATGATTTATGGTCAAGCTGGGCTACTGCCGGTTACGATTCGTTTGATTGGGATACTACTAGCATAGTATGGCAAACGGGAGATGCTGCTTTTGGTAATCCGTATTCTCTCTCCTACAATACTTATTGGGCAGCAAATACAGATTTGGCACTCCAACAAACCTTCAATATTGATGGGTTACTTGAGGCACCCATAACGCTCAATGTTGCTTCTGATAATGGATTTATGGTTTTCATCAATGGCCAGCAAGTTGCCAAACAGAATGCAGAAGGTTATACTGCTTATTGGGAATATACGTTGCCTCTGACAACACTTGGCTTTATTTCCCCTGGAGACAATATAATTCAGGTGTTGGCAGAAGATCATGGCGGAGCCACCTTTTTTGACCTGAAATTGACTGGTGATGTTGCCCCTGTTCCTGAACCCTCGACAATCCTCCTCATGGGTTTTGGACTTGCCGGACTGATCGGCATAAGGGCCAGGAAGAAAGCTTAA
- a CDS encoding endonuclease MutS2: MEHHAARVLDFAGIIRLVARHAMTPRGKAACQCLFPLSAASFAGLSAGLCQVVLFMDLVGEYGSVPLGGIQDLGPDLQRIRIEDTYLLPHSLLVFAETFRCLDNVSQFAAVLDEPFVPLRELFDGISSFRPLMELINSCIDDQEGIKDEASFALADIRRQIRTTRQKVQAILANHLDNPALQPIIQDHLVTVRNNRYVIPVKPNFKTFFSGIIHDQSRTHMTFFVEPVETIGLNNTLGILRKEEQEEEIRILKMIALHLRAERQQIMAVLERVFHLDMIQAKALFGRETGGTSPRLAADWSAGFSLQQARHPLLVAEKTAAEVVPVDIIFAPGIQGLVISGANTGGKTVTLKTLGLISFMARCALPLPVDRESVVPLFCQVLADIGDEQSISEDLSTFSGHLKNIDAILADCNERTLVLFDELGVGTDPQEGSALALGILDELHDRQAAFVVTTHYNNVKAYAYERPWIESVAVSFDSQSMKPLYRLHYGVPGLSNALNIAQRLQVNRSIIDRARSYLDREHDQVVMLAEKLEKRLAQVDVKERELFRLKQQAYLLEEECRKERERLLEARENLRQTATRQVAQITRQAEDRFKELLAILEAQRREGVSKEMKTGALRHDFSLMKKQVGDLLPEAPPAAPPTPVPLAELLPGVRVRLAGTSHPAEVESVDQQKKLVTVSLGGNLKASLPLKKIVAIIGKSPTGRLGQVRVRSSSPGDIPLTLNLIGKRVEEAREELMRYLDQAVRANIQQVEIVHGFGTGRLREGVHELLREIHYVSDFYHPSGNEGGKAVTVVKLAGE, encoded by the coding sequence ATGGAACATCATGCCGCGCGGGTACTTGATTTTGCCGGGATAATCCGGCTGGTTGCCCGGCATGCCATGACGCCCCGGGGAAAGGCGGCCTGCCAGTGCCTTTTTCCCCTTTCTGCCGCCTCCTTTGCCGGGCTGTCTGCGGGCTTGTGCCAGGTAGTCCTTTTTATGGATCTGGTGGGGGAATACGGGAGTGTTCCCCTGGGCGGCATTCAGGATCTTGGGCCAGATCTTCAGCGGATCCGGATTGAAGATACCTACCTGCTGCCGCATTCCCTGCTGGTGTTTGCCGAAACATTCCGCTGCCTTGACAATGTAAGCCAGTTTGCCGCCGTCCTTGATGAACCCTTTGTGCCGTTGCGGGAGCTGTTTGACGGCATCAGCTCCTTCAGGCCGCTGATGGAACTGATCAACAGCTGCATTGATGACCAGGAAGGGATCAAGGATGAGGCCAGTTTTGCCCTGGCTGACATCCGACGGCAGATCAGGACGACCCGTCAGAAGGTGCAGGCGATTCTTGCCAACCATCTTGACAATCCTGCTTTGCAGCCGATCATCCAGGATCATCTGGTGACGGTGCGCAACAATCGTTATGTCATTCCGGTAAAACCCAACTTCAAAACGTTTTTTTCCGGCATCATCCACGACCAATCCCGGACCCACATGACCTTTTTTGTCGAACCGGTTGAGACCATCGGTTTGAATAATACCTTGGGCATTCTGCGCAAGGAGGAGCAGGAAGAGGAGATTAGAATCCTCAAGATGATTGCCCTCCATCTGCGCGCAGAGCGCCAGCAGATAATGGCGGTTTTGGAGCGGGTGTTTCATCTTGATATGATCCAAGCAAAAGCCCTCTTTGGCCGGGAAACCGGCGGGACATCCCCCCGACTGGCTGCCGACTGGTCCGCGGGATTTTCCCTGCAGCAGGCCCGTCACCCCCTGCTGGTTGCTGAAAAAACAGCCGCAGAGGTGGTGCCGGTGGATATCATTTTTGCCCCCGGCATTCAGGGGCTGGTCATTTCCGGGGCCAACACCGGCGGTAAAACGGTGACCCTGAAAACCCTGGGACTCATCAGTTTTATGGCTCGCTGCGCTCTGCCGCTGCCCGTTGACCGCGAGAGTGTCGTGCCCTTGTTTTGCCAGGTATTGGCGGATATCGGTGATGAACAGAGTATCAGCGAAGACCTCAGCACCTTTTCCGGCCATTTGAAGAATATTGACGCCATTCTTGCTGACTGCAATGAACGCACGCTGGTGCTTTTTGATGAACTGGGAGTTGGTACCGATCCCCAGGAAGGCTCTGCCCTGGCTCTGGGAATCCTTGATGAACTCCATGACCGTCAGGCGGCTTTCGTGGTGACGACCCACTACAACAATGTCAAGGCCTATGCCTATGAGCGTCCGTGGATCGAGAGTGTCGCCGTATCGTTTGATTCCCAATCGATGAAGCCGCTCTACAGGCTCCATTACGGGGTTCCCGGCCTGAGTAATGCCCTGAATATTGCCCAGCGTCTCCAGGTGAACAGAAGCATTATTGATAGGGCTCGTTCATATCTGGATCGGGAGCATGATCAGGTGGTCATGCTGGCCGAAAAACTGGAAAAGCGGTTGGCGCAGGTGGATGTCAAGGAACGGGAGCTTTTTCGCCTGAAACAGCAAGCCTATCTGCTGGAGGAGGAGTGCCGCAAAGAGCGGGAGCGGCTGCTTGAGGCGCGTGAGAATCTTCGCCAGACTGCCACCCGCCAGGTGGCGCAGATCACCCGTCAGGCTGAAGACAGGTTTAAAGAACTTTTGGCTATCCTTGAAGCCCAGCGTCGTGAGGGGGTAAGCAAGGAGATGAAAACCGGTGCCCTGCGCCATGATTTTTCCCTGATGAAAAAGCAAGTGGGTGATCTGCTGCCCGAGGCGCCCCCAGCAGCACCGCCAACCCCTGTACCTTTGGCGGAACTGCTGCCCGGGGTTCGCGTCCGGCTGGCGGGAACCAGCCACCCGGCCGAGGTTGAATCTGTTGATCAACAGAAAAAATTGGTGACCGTTTCTCTGGGAGGTAATCTGAAGGCCAGTCTGCCATTGAAAAAAATAGTCGCCATTATTGGCAAATCACCTACCGGTCGCCTGGGCCAGGTCCGGGTAAGATCATCATCACCGGGCGACATTCCCTTGACCCTCAACTTGATTGGCAAGCGGGTTGAAGAGGCCCGGGAAGAACTCATGCGTTATCTTGACCAGGCGGTGCGGGCCAACATCCAACAGGTAGAAATTGTCCATGGTTTCGGAACTGGCCGCCTGCGGGAGGGCGTCCATGAATTATTGCGGGAGATCCATTATGTTTCTGACTTCTACCATCCGTCCGGCAATGAAGGCGGCAAGGCAGTGACGGTGGTAAAACTGGCTGGTGAATAA
- a CDS encoding GatB/YqeY domain-containing protein gives MNLKEQLTEDMKTAAKAKDKVRLSTIRMVRADIKNKEIALRHELADGEIMKLLATLVKQRKESIGQFEKGGRDDLVAKEQAELEVLAAYLPEQLDEAEVEELVKAAIAETGATSKKDMGLVMRTVMARAGGRADGKIVNRLVSSLLP, from the coding sequence ATGAATTTGAAAGAACAGCTTACTGAAGATATGAAAACGGCGGCCAAGGCCAAAGATAAAGTCCGTTTGTCAACGATCCGCATGGTACGTGCCGATATCAAGAATAAAGAGATTGCTCTGCGCCATGAGCTGGCCGATGGAGAGATCATGAAGCTGCTGGCCACGTTGGTGAAGCAACGCAAAGAATCCATCGGTCAGTTTGAAAAGGGCGGCCGCGACGATTTGGTGGCCAAAGAGCAGGCCGAACTGGAAGTCCTGGCGGCCTATCTGCCGGAACAGCTGGATGAGGCCGAGGTTGAAGAGCTGGTGAAGGCGGCCATCGCAGAAACCGGCGCCACCAGCAAAAAGGATATGGGATTGGTGATGCGGACGGTGATGGCCCGTGCCGGCGGCCGGGCAGACGGGAAAATTGTCAACCGCCTGGTTTCCAGCCTCCTTCCCTGA
- the hisF gene encoding imidazole glycerol phosphate synthase subunit HisF produces the protein MLAKRIIPCLDVKDGRVVKGVNFVGLRDAGDPVEVAAMYDEQGADEVTFLDITASSDQRDIILDVVRRTAEQVFIPLTVGGGIRTLDDIRVLLQAGADKVSINTAAVKRPEFVLEASRRFGSQCIVVAIDAKARSIGGWEVYIYGGRTPTGIDAVEWARKMESYGAGEILLTSMDRDGTKDGYDLSLTKTIVDAVDIPVIASGGVGTLEHLYDGFAKANASAALAASIFHYREYTIGEAKSFLHERHIRVRDV, from the coding sequence ATGCTGGCAAAACGGATTATTCCCTGTCTGGACGTGAAAGACGGGCGGGTGGTGAAAGGGGTTAACTTCGTCGGGCTTCGGGATGCCGGTGATCCCGTGGAAGTGGCGGCCATGTATGATGAGCAGGGAGCCGACGAGGTGACCTTTCTTGACATTACCGCTTCCAGCGACCAGCGGGATATCATCCTCGACGTGGTGCGCCGGACCGCCGAGCAGGTTTTTATTCCCCTGACGGTGGGTGGCGGCATCCGCACCCTTGATGATATCCGTGTTCTGTTGCAGGCCGGGGCCGACAAGGTGTCCATCAATACGGCGGCGGTCAAACGGCCGGAATTTGTGCTGGAGGCTTCCCGGCGGTTCGGCAGCCAATGCATTGTGGTGGCCATTGATGCCAAGGCCAGATCTATTGGCGGTTGGGAAGTGTATATTTACGGCGGCCGGACACCCACCGGCATTGATGCGGTCGAATGGGCCAGGAAGATGGAAAGCTATGGGGCGGGAGAAATTCTGCTTACCAGTATGGATCGCGATGGAACGAAAGATGGCTATGATCTGTCATTGACCAAAACGATTGTGGATGCCGTTGATATTCCAGTGATTGCCTCCGGCGGTGTTGGTACCCTGGAACATCTCTATGACGGTTTTGCCAAAGCCAACGCCAGTGCTGCTTTGGCGGCTTCCATTTTTCATTATCGGGAATATACCATCGGCGAGGCAAAATCTTTTTTGCACGAGCGGCATATCCGGGTTCGTGACGTTTGA
- the hisA gene encoding 1-(5-phosphoribosyl)-5-[(5-phosphoribosylamino)methylideneamino]imidazole-4-carboxamide isomerase — translation MLIIPAIDLKDGNCVRLRQGRLDDDTLFSTDPVQMAEHWQAEGARYLHLVDLNGAFAGHPVNREVIAAIVRTLTIPCQLGGGIRSLAIIEDYLNLGLDRIILGTAAVEQEDLVAEAARLFPGRICVGIDARQGMVATRGWAEETELKAVDLARKMQDLGVAAIIYTDIMRDGMQTGVNVEETGRLAAALEIPVIASGGIASLADLEQLLTVEAQGVVGAITGRAIYEGTLNLREAVALTEG, via the coding sequence ATGTTGATTATTCCTGCGATTGACTTGAAAGATGGCAACTGCGTCCGCCTCCGCCAGGGGCGGCTGGATGACGATACGCTGTTTTCCACCGATCCGGTGCAGATGGCGGAGCATTGGCAGGCTGAAGGGGCCCGTTATCTCCATCTGGTTGATTTGAATGGGGCTTTTGCCGGCCACCCGGTTAACCGGGAAGTGATTGCCGCCATTGTCCGGACATTGACCATTCCCTGTCAGCTGGGTGGTGGTATCCGTTCCCTGGCAATCATCGAGGACTACCTCAACCTGGGTCTCGACCGGATTATTCTGGGGACGGCAGCGGTTGAACAGGAGGATCTTGTAGCTGAAGCGGCCCGCCTTTTCCCCGGCCGGATTTGTGTCGGCATTGATGCCCGGCAGGGCATGGTTGCCACCCGTGGCTGGGCCGAGGAAACAGAACTGAAAGCGGTTGATCTGGCCAGGAAGATGCAGGACCTTGGGGTTGCCGCCATCATTTACACCGATATCATGCGGGACGGGATGCAGACCGGCGTTAATGTAGAAGAAACCGGTCGGCTGGCGGCGGCACTGGAGATCCCAGTGATCGCCTCCGGCGGGATTGCTTCCCTTGCTGACCTGGAACAGCTGTTGACGGTTGAAGCTCAAGGGGTGGTGGGGGCGATTACCGGGCGGGCCATTTATGAGGGCACACTCAATTTGCGCGAAGCAGTAGCGCTGACTGAAGGATAA
- the hisH gene encoding imidazole glycerol phosphate synthase subunit HisH produces the protein MIVIVDYGMGNLRSVQKAVEKAGFAAEITRSAGKIADARGIILPGVGAFKDCMENLDRYALIQPVLNSIAAGKPFLGICLGLQVLFSESQEFGAYPGLDVVKGSVVPFSHQMPDPDVPGACLKIPHMGWNVIRKQGEVPQLQKVADGDYFYFVHSYYVIPDDPAVIATTTDYGIDFVSSIHKDNIFATQFHPEKSQQRGLHILEAFGKQVGS, from the coding sequence ATGATTGTCATTGTCGATTATGGTATGGGGAATCTGCGCAGTGTTCAGAAGGCGGTGGAAAAAGCCGGTTTTGCCGCTGAAATTACCCGTTCTGCCGGGAAAATTGCTGATGCCCGGGGCATTATTCTGCCCGGGGTTGGGGCATTTAAGGATTGCATGGAAAATCTGGATCGCTACGCCCTTATCCAGCCGGTCCTTAACAGCATTGCGGCGGGAAAACCTTTTCTGGGTATTTGTCTGGGGTTGCAGGTGCTTTTTTCTGAGAGCCAGGAATTTGGTGCCTATCCCGGCCTTGATGTCGTGAAAGGCTCCGTGGTGCCGTTTTCCCATCAGATGCCGGATCCCGATGTCCCCGGAGCCTGCCTGAAAATACCCCATATGGGTTGGAATGTCATCAGGAAGCAGGGTGAGGTCCCTCAACTGCAAAAGGTTGCCGATGGAGACTATTTTTACTTTGTCCATTCCTACTATGTTATTCCTGATGATCCGGCAGTAATTGCCACCACTACTGACTATGGGATTGATTTTGTTTCATCGATCCATAAGGATAATATCTTCGCAACCCAGTTTCATCCAGAAAAGAGCCAGCAACGGGGCTTGCACATTCTTGAGGCTTTTGGCAAACAGGTTGGTTCGTAA
- the hisB gene encoding imidazoleglycerol-phosphate dehydratase HisB, with the protein MTEQNRQAKVARKTEETDIRLALVLDGQGMTRVVSGIPFMDHMLTLFGRHSRANLEVTAVGDLEVDFHHTVEDLGICLGQALAQALGDGGGITRYGQATIPMDEALCSVAVDLAKRPNLTFNVPLVVEKVGELDTELMEEFFRAFSSHSGMTLHINVHYGKNQHHIFEAVFKALAHALRQAWQPDAALAGWPLSTKGML; encoded by the coding sequence ATGACTGAGCAGAATCGGCAGGCAAAGGTGGCCCGCAAGACGGAGGAAACGGATATCCGTCTGGCGTTGGTGCTGGATGGACAGGGAATGACGCGTGTTGTTTCCGGCATTCCCTTCATGGATCATATGCTGACGTTGTTTGGTCGTCACAGTCGTGCAAACCTGGAGGTGACCGCCGTTGGCGATCTCGAGGTTGACTTTCACCATACGGTTGAGGATCTGGGCATCTGCCTGGGGCAGGCTCTTGCCCAGGCGCTGGGTGATGGCGGTGGCATCACCCGCTATGGACAGGCGACTATCCCCATGGACGAAGCCCTCTGTTCCGTTGCCGTTGACCTTGCCAAACGACCGAACCTGACCTTTAATGTGCCTCTTGTGGTGGAGAAGGTCGGCGAACTGGATACCGAATTGATGGAAGAGTTTTTTCGGGCTTTTTCGAGCCACAGCGGCATGACCCTGCATATCAACGTTCACTATGGCAAAAATCAGCACCATATCTTTGAAGCTGTTTTCAAAGCCTTGGCCCATGCGCTGCGTCAGGCTTGGCAGCCCGATGCCGCCCTAGCCGGCTGGCCCCTGAGTACGAAAGGGATGTTATGA
- the hisD gene encoding histidinol dehydrogenase produces MTTVTVFESSAAAFQPFFQQLCERNPELTREAEQTVGEIIDRVRREGDAALFDYTKKFDGLDLGVLPAEVSPAEMDAALDSLPPEKVAHLKLAIERVSRYHQRQVQQSWFDDHESEILLGQKVTPLDRVGVYVPGGKASYPSSVLMNVLPAKVAGVDEVIMVSPAPKGYNPSVLAAARMCGVDRVFRIGGAQAVAALAYGTESIPAVDKIVGPGNIYVALAKRQVFGRVGIDMVAGPSEILVVADHSARPAWIAADMLSQAEHDELAVAVLMTPSQELAAAVKEQLKLQLEKLDRREIAGKSLADQGAIIITRSLDEALQLANRFAAEHLELAVADPMAAMTAIRHAGAIFLGHYTPEALGDYLAGPNHVLPTGGTARFSSPLGVHDFIKRSSVLSFTHRSLVAYGRPVQDLARMEGLQAHGRAVGLRMSNLQEETEG; encoded by the coding sequence ATGACGACGGTTACTGTTTTTGAAAGCTCTGCCGCCGCTTTTCAGCCTTTTTTTCAGCAACTATGCGAACGGAATCCCGAGCTGACCCGGGAAGCGGAACAGACAGTCGGGGAGATCATCGACCGTGTCCGTCGGGAAGGGGATGCGGCCCTGTTCGATTATACCAAAAAATTTGATGGACTTGACCTTGGGGTGCTGCCGGCGGAAGTCTCGCCGGCCGAAATGGACGCGGCGCTTGATTCCTTACCCCCTGAAAAAGTGGCGCATCTCAAACTGGCCATTGAAAGGGTTTCCCGCTACCATCAGCGGCAAGTCCAGCAGTCTTGGTTTGACGATCATGAAAGTGAGATTCTACTGGGGCAGAAAGTAACTCCCCTTGATCGGGTTGGGGTCTATGTGCCCGGCGGCAAGGCGTCCTATCCCTCCTCGGTGCTTATGAATGTACTGCCGGCCAAAGTTGCCGGCGTTGATGAGGTGATCATGGTTTCTCCGGCACCCAAAGGATATAATCCGTCAGTGCTGGCGGCGGCCCGCATGTGTGGTGTTGATCGGGTGTTTCGGATAGGTGGTGCCCAAGCGGTGGCGGCTCTGGCTTATGGTACGGAAAGCATTCCGGCCGTAGATAAAATTGTCGGTCCCGGCAATATCTACGTGGCTTTGGCAAAACGTCAGGTTTTTGGTCGGGTTGGCATTGATATGGTCGCCGGTCCCAGCGAAATTTTAGTTGTTGCTGACCACTCCGCTAGACCTGCCTGGATTGCCGCTGACATGCTGTCCCAGGCTGAACATGATGAACTGGCGGTGGCGGTGCTGATGACCCCCAGCCAGGAGCTGGCGGCGGCCGTCAAGGAACAGCTCAAGCTTCAGCTTGAAAAACTGGATCGACGGGAGATTGCCGGGAAGTCTTTGGCCGACCAGGGAGCGATCATTATTACCCGCTCCCTCGATGAAGCCTTGCAGTTGGCTAATCGTTTTGCCGCCGAACATCTTGAACTGGCAGTTGCCGATCCCATGGCGGCCATGACCGCAATCAGGCATGCCGGGGCAATTTTTCTCGGGCACTATACCCCGGAGGCGCTGGGCGATTATCTTGCCGGACCCAACCACGTTTTGCCCACCGGGGGTACGGCGAGATTTTCGTCGCCTTTGGGTGTCCATGACTTTATTAAACGATCCAGTGTTTTGTCGTTTACCCATCGTTCACTGGTTGCCTATGGGCGACCGGTTCAGGACCTGGCCCGGATGGAAGGGTTGCAGGCCCATGGCCGGGCCGTGGGCTTGCGGATGTCTAATCTCCAGGAGGAAACAGAAGGATAA
- the murA gene encoding UDP-N-acetylglucosamine 1-carboxyvinyltransferase, whose product MDTIIVRGGQKLAGEVVVSGAKNAALPILAASLLVSEGRSRFANIPCLRDIATISSLLETMGAELLADGERLEIDTSGITSWEAPYELVKTMRASILVLGPLLARFGEARVSLPGGCAIGARPVNLHIHGLEMMGADITVEHGYIHGRAARLHGADITFDLPTVTGTENLMMAATLARGTTVLRNAAREPEIIDLANCLQGMGARISGAGTATISIEGVEKLRPADYAVMPDRIEAATFMIAGGLTGGKVIIKNCPLGVMGAEVGKLQEAGLKITPVGEVDPRLPHHGIDVQVAAGRPLCGFDVKTMPFPGFPTDVQAQIMVLACLAAGTSVITETVFENRFMHVFELQRMGADIELEGRSAIIKGVTMLSGAPVMASDLRASASLVLAGLAAEGETRISRVYHLDRGYFQFEKKLQSMGADIWRVPAGA is encoded by the coding sequence ATGGACACCATAATAGTCAGGGGTGGGCAAAAACTGGCCGGGGAAGTGGTCGTCAGCGGGGCAAAAAACGCTGCACTGCCGATTCTTGCAGCATCATTGCTGGTTTCTGAGGGGCGAAGCAGGTTTGCCAATATTCCTTGTCTGCGGGACATTGCGACGATCAGCAGCCTCCTTGAAACCATGGGTGCCGAACTGCTTGCCGATGGTGAACGGCTGGAGATTGATACTTCAGGCATTACTTCGTGGGAGGCACCCTATGAGCTGGTGAAAACCATGCGGGCCTCAATTCTGGTTCTCGGTCCTTTGCTGGCCCGCTTCGGTGAAGCCCGGGTTTCATTGCCGGGTGGTTGTGCCATTGGTGCCCGGCCGGTGAATCTCCATATTCACGGGCTTGAAATGATGGGAGCCGACATTACGGTGGAGCACGGCTATATCCATGGTCGGGCGGCGCGTTTGCATGGTGCAGATATAACCTTTGACCTGCCGACGGTTACCGGGACGGAGAACCTGATGATGGCTGCGACCCTGGCCCGGGGAACCACTGTGCTGCGCAATGCCGCCCGGGAACCAGAAATTATCGATCTGGCCAACTGTCTGCAGGGAATGGGGGCCCGGATATCCGGTGCCGGCACCGCCACTATCAGCATAGAGGGGGTCGAAAAGCTCCGACCGGCTGATTATGCCGTCATGCCGGATCGTATTGAAGCTGCAACCTTTATGATCGCCGGCGGACTGACCGGCGGTAAGGTTATTATTAAAAACTGCCCCCTGGGGGTGATGGGTGCTGAGGTCGGCAAATTGCAGGAAGCGGGCCTTAAGATTACCCCTGTTGGGGAGGTTGATCCCCGTTTGCCTCATCATGGTATTGATGTGCAGGTAGCCGCCGGTCGGCCGCTCTGTGGTTTTGATGTTAAAACCATGCCGTTTCCCGGTTTTCCCACCGATGTTCAGGCCCAGATTATGGTTCTTGCTTGTCTGGCGGCTGGGACCAGTGTTATTACGGAAACGGTCTTTGAAAATCGCTTCATGCATGTCTTTGAGCTGCAGCGGATGGGTGCTGATATTGAGCTGGAAGGGCGTAGTGCGATTATTAAAGGGGTGACAATGCTTTCCGGGGCGCCGGTTATGGCCTCCGATCTGCGGGCCAGTGCCAGTCTGGTGCTGGCTGGCCTGGCAGCCGAAGGAGAAACGCGTATTTCGCGGGTCTATCATCTTGATCGTGGCTATTTTCAATTTGAAAAGAAACTTCAGTCCATGGGTGCCGATATTTGGCGGGTGCCTGCCGGCGCGTGA
- the prmC gene encoding peptide chain release factor N(5)-glutamine methyltransferase, whose amino-acid sequence MSDLWTVISLLGWAAPYLEKHGVATPRLDAELLLARVLACRRLDLYLHHDRPLSADELAAFKKLLLRRRQREPIAHILGEREFWSLPFMVSPDVLVPRPETEHLVEAAAEILTDYYPDGGSVVDFGTGSGAIVLALANQFKEKQWYSWLGIDLSSKAVAVAKENARRLDLPQVRFAVADLRQIKPAAGETWDVVLANPPYIPTADLSSLSPEVCREPRAALDGGQDGLDYYRALSRRAAELLGGCGFMIVEVGDRQAAAVLALLAEQHPAALYTKRDLRGIERVVVGRWTP is encoded by the coding sequence ATGAGCGACCTCTGGACGGTTATCAGCCTGCTTGGCTGGGCAGCCCCATATTTGGAAAAACATGGCGTTGCCACGCCGCGGCTGGATGCGGAACTGCTCTTGGCCAGGGTTCTGGCATGCAGGCGTCTCGATCTTTACCTCCACCATGACCGGCCCCTGTCTGCCGATGAGTTGGCAGCCTTTAAAAAGTTGCTTTTGCGGCGACGACAGCGTGAGCCGATTGCCCATATCCTGGGTGAACGGGAGTTCTGGTCGTTGCCCTTTATGGTCTCCCCCGATGTCCTCGTGCCGCGGCCGGAGACGGAACATCTGGTTGAAGCAGCTGCTGAGATTCTGACAGACTATTATCCTGACGGGGGCTCGGTGGTCGATTTCGGGACCGGCAGCGGTGCCATTGTTCTTGCCTTGGCCAACCAGTTCAAAGAGAAGCAGTGGTATTCCTGGCTGGGTATTGATTTGAGTTCCAAGGCGGTTGCCGTGGCCAAAGAGAATGCCCGACGGCTCGACTTGCCGCAGGTGAGGTTTGCTGTTGCCGATCTGCGCCAGATCAAGCCCGCTGCAGGAGAAACGTGGGATGTAGTGCTGGCTAATCCACCCTATATTCCCACAGCTGATCTGTCGTCGCTGTCGCCGGAGGTTTGCAGGGAGCCGCGCGCAGCCCTCGATGGTGGTCAGGATGGCCTGGACTATTATCGTGCCTTGAGCCGCCGGGCAGCTGAACTGCTGGGTGGCTGTGGTTTTATGATTGTTGAAGTGGGTGACCGGCAGGCGGCAGCGGTATTGGCACTGTTGGCCGAGCAGCATCCCGCTGCACTGTACACCAAGCGTGACTTACGCGGCATTGAACGGGTTGTGGTAGGCAGATGGACACCATAA